DNA from Aliarcobacter butzleri:
TATTAAGAAAATAATCCACAAAACCTATATTAAAATAGTTTGCAGTTACTATATTTGTAAGATTTGAAAATACAAAAGGTAAAGACGCACTATCACTTATAAAACCACCCGCAAGTAAAAAAGCAATTATAGTTTTTGTACTTAATTGTAAAACTCTCATTTTAGCCAATAAAATAGGTGTTAATATAAGAGCTGCTCCATCATTTGCAAAAAGTGCTGAAACAAAACTTCCCAATAAAATGGAATAAACAAACATTTTTATTCCACTTCCTTCTGAAAATTTTGCCATTTTTAAGGCGCACCACTCAAAAAAGCCAATTTCATCTAAAACTAAAGATAAAATAATGATTCCAATAAAAGCTAAAGTTGCATCCCAAACTATGTTTGTTACATCTAAAACATCATTGATACTTACTACACCTAAAATTAAAGCAACAATTGCACCTAAAATGGCCGTTGTTCCTATTTGTAAACCTTTTGGTTGAGTAATGATTAAAAATAAAGTTACTAAAAATATGCAAATTGGAATTAACATACCTCACAACCTTTTTTTAATGCAGGAATTTCTAAGTTTAAATAACTAATTTCTTTTAAAATTGATTGTCTAAAAACATCTAAAGGTGTTCTTATACTATAATATGCCCAACGCCCTCTTCTATCAACTCTTAAAAAACCTCCATCTTTTAAGATTTTTAAGTGTCTTGAAACTCTTGATTGTATCATTGAAAAAGAGCTCTCTATATCACAAACACAAACTTCATTGTGTATATCTATAAAATGCAATATTTTGACTCTTGTTTCATCATTTATTGAACCAATTGTTTGTAAAAAAATATCCATCATATTCCTTTAAATAGTGTTAACAATTCATCAACACTCAAAACTTTTCCAGTAGATTTTACAACTCCATCAACAACAAGTGCAGGTGTACTCATAACACCATAATTCATAATTTCAACTATATCTTCAACTTTTTTAACTTCGTGAAATCCACCAATTTTTGTAACTGCTTGTTTTACGGCTTCTTCTAAAGCTTTGCATTTAGAGCAACCTGTTCCTAAAATTTCTATTTTCATTTTTTCATCCTATTAAATAATTAAATAAATACCCTGTTAAAAGTATAGCAAATCCCACAATTGCAAAAAATATAGAGATAAGTTTCAGACTTAAAACTCTTTTTAAAATCATAGCTTCTGGAAGACTTAAAGCCACAACTGCCATCATAAATGACAATGCTGTTCCAAGTAACATTCCTTTTTGTGTTAAAACTTCAACAAGTGGTAAAATTCCAGCAGCGTTTGAATACATAGGAATTCCCATAATAACTGCAACTATTGGCGCATACCAAACATCTCCGCCTGCATATTTGCTGATAAAATCAGCAGGAATATATCCATGAATAAATGCTCCAATTCCAACTCCAACAATCACATACAGATAAATCTTTTTAAATATATCTTTTGTATATTCCCAAGACTCTTTTGCTCTTTGAGAAAATAAAATTTCATCACTATTTGAGCCATTACAACAACTATTTATTGGTTTTACTTCTATTAAAACTTCCTTTTCTAAATTCATACTTCCAATTATAAGTCCAGCAACAATGGCGATTAATAATCCTAATCCAACATATAAAAGAGCAATTTCCCAACCAAACAAAGAAAATAACATTGCAATCACAACTGCATCACTAAGTGGTGCAGAAATCAAATATGAAAAAGTAACTCCTAAAGGAATTCTTGCTTGTAAAAATCCTAAAAAAAGTGGAATTGCACTACAAGAACAAAATGGCGTTATTACCCCAAAAATTGCTGCCATTATATGCCCCACAATTTTGTGTTTTCCACTTAAATAATCCCTTGCTTTTTCTATTGGAAAATAACTTCTAAGAAGTGTAACCATATAAATAATTGTTATTAATAGGATAAATATTTTTATCGTATCGTAAATAAAAAAATTTAAAGCTTCACCTAAATGAGTTCCTTTTGAAAGTCGTAAAATATCAAATACAAAAATTGAAGTTAAGTTTACAAGCCAATCAAACATCTATTTTAATACCTCAACAATTTTTGGAAGAAGTTTTTCTTCTATCTCTTTATATGTTTTTTCAAAAGCTTCAAATCCTTTTCCATCAGGATCTTCAAATCCCACATGAATAACTTTTACAGCTTTTGGAAACATTGGACAAGTTTCATTTGCATGGTCACAAACTGTTACTACTAAATCATAAACATTATCTATTACTTTATCAATAGTTTTTGAATGGTACTCTTTTTTCCAAATCCCTTTTTCTTCAAGAAGTTTTTTTGCATTTGGATTTACTTTTCCACTTGCACGAACACCAGAACTATCTGCATAAATTCCTTCTAATTTAGCATTTATAAGTGCTTCAGCGATAATACTTCTACAAGAGTTCCCTGTACATAAAATCAATACTTTTTTCATATTTGTCCTTTTATAAAGTTTTGGAAATTGTATCACAAATACATTTATATATCAAGATATATTGATATATAAATATTAAAAATTCTCTCAAAAAGAGAGATTTTTATTTTATAAATCAACCATAGCTTTAAAAGTAACTCCTGCTCTTCCGATACTATCTATATTTGTATGATTTCTTTCATTTATTCGTCCATCTTCAATATATTGATAATTTATTTTTAGAATAACTGGTGTTATGTCTCCATCAACTTTATAAGTATCATAATACTCACAAAAAAGCGCAGTTTGAGTAGAACAAATCATAGGAGGATAATCTTCTAATTCTTTTTTTACTTCTATTTCATATTTTTCTATTTCACTCTCATCCTTTGGCAATTGTATAGCGCATTTTTGAACTTGATCTACATTGTCTTTATTTGGGAAACAAATTGTTGCCTTTTTTGTTTTTAATATGTTTGCTAAAGTATCTTTTGGACTTTCATTCTCTTTTCTTCCAATAGCAACAATTACAAGAGCTGGATTTGTAGAGATTGGAATAAAATAAGAAAATGGTGCAGCATTTAAAACTCCATTATCTTCTGTTACTATCCATGCTATTGGTCGTGGAACTATACTTCCAGACATTATTTTGTATCTATTTAAATCATTTACATCTTTATAATCTAAAATCATTTTCTCTCCTTTTAAATGGTTTCCATTTAAAAGGAAACCTATCATTTAATAACTACTTTTTAACAAAATTTCTAAAATTTCTAAAAGTAGCAAAACTCTAAAGGGCTTTTAGAAAAAAGCCTTTCTTAAATCAGTTTTAAAATTTTTGTATAGTAGTAAGCAAATAATAAAAAAGCTACTCCTAAACAAACCGTAATAACTTGCGTTGTTGTAATATGTGCCATAAAACCAATAAACATAGTTGTACAAACATTTGATAACATAAAGAACATATCATTATACGATATTACTCTTCCAATATATTTATTATCACAACTATTTTGTAAAAGAGAATATGTATATGACCACAAGAACGCTGTACTTAATCCTACAAAAAATAAAGAAACTAAAGATAAATAAAAATTATCTTGTGTTAAAGCCCAAAGAATTATAGTTACTCCTTGAAAAACTAATAGATAATGAAGATTCTCTTTATTTATAATTTTATTTAAAAAAAGTGGACCAATCATCAAAGCCAGTGCTCTTACAGCATTTGAAAGACCAATAGCTAAAGGAACCGCAATCAACTCTTTATATTGATTTTTTGCTAAAATTGTAATCAAAGCATCATAAGAAGCTAGTCCAACACTTGCATGTAAAAATATCAAATGTAAAATAACCTTATTATTTTTGATATATAAA
Protein-coding regions in this window:
- a CDS encoding thioredoxin family protein, which codes for MKIEILGTGCSKCKALEEAVKQAVTKIGGFHEVKKVEDIVEIMNYGVMSTPALVVDGVVKSTGKVLSVDELLTLFKGI
- a CDS encoding ArsR/SmtB family transcription factor, producing MDIFLQTIGSINDETRVKILHFIDIHNEVCVCDIESSFSMIQSRVSRHLKILKDGGFLRVDRRGRWAYYSIRTPLDVFRQSILKEISYLNLEIPALKKGCEVC
- a CDS encoding flavin reductase family protein; the protein is MILDYKDVNDLNRYKIMSGSIVPRPIAWIVTEDNGVLNAAPFSYFIPISTNPALVIVAIGRKENESPKDTLANILKTKKATICFPNKDNVDQVQKCAIQLPKDESEIEKYEIEVKKELEDYPPMICSTQTALFCEYYDTYKVDGDITPVILKINYQYIEDGRINERNHTNIDSIGRAGVTFKAMVDL
- a CDS encoding permease, whose product is MFDWLVNLTSIFVFDILRLSKGTHLGEALNFFIYDTIKIFILLITIIYMVTLLRSYFPIEKARDYLSGKHKIVGHIMAAIFGVITPFCSCSAIPLFLGFLQARIPLGVTFSYLISAPLSDAVVIAMLFSLFGWEIALLYVGLGLLIAIVAGLIIGSMNLEKEVLIEVKPINSCCNGSNSDEILFSQRAKESWEYTKDIFKKIYLYVIVGVGIGAFIHGYIPADFISKYAGGDVWYAPIVAVIMGIPMYSNAAGILPLVEVLTQKGMLLGTALSFMMAVVALSLPEAMILKRVLSLKLISIFFAIVGFAILLTGYLFNYLIG
- a CDS encoding arsenate reductase ArsC, with the protein product MKKVLILCTGNSCRSIIAEALINAKLEGIYADSSGVRASGKVNPNAKKLLEEKGIWKKEYHSKTIDKVIDNVYDLVVTVCDHANETCPMFPKAVKVIHVGFEDPDGKGFEAFEKTYKEIEEKLLPKIVEVLK